The proteins below are encoded in one region of Scophthalmus maximus strain ysfricsl-2021 chromosome 4, ASM2237912v1, whole genome shotgun sequence:
- the gcfc2 gene encoding GC-rich sequence DNA-binding factor 2 isoform X2: MFNKKPRRNFRQRKESSSDDDEEQQQKNGGDGGETEKPPAAGHKQSKVAQARGISCSSKQELTPPKPDSEDGEDEETAERDTDVGQKKTSTVLSFSDDKEAGEPTFKLKKSSDKAVLFQVRKKEASSAKTTHSTAHAGVGVPPSSSLRQDSDSQPSPQRLNRSDDSDEDGDDDAVGDDDDDDDDDDGGGGGGGDDDDDDDDDDRNDDSSKYDNDSDEGGARSPSASSASDSSRSSVKPVIIPNAEAIRAAKRQRHAFRARKEFIPLGRDGHSSAGSTPDHYSRDDDEDRVDDIDDDEPDDHERRIEFAPRLKSIRERIAEKLGGSDGSRSGTDGEEQELWEETQIGKGVKRHPGEQSPSGSESSRSSSSRRGKVRHKKRPAGVRIPKTLPPISISLVKRRITGKLDSLKEVHRARQAELRRMEGDVESAKTSVETLSESSSESQLKFYRTMTLYVHNLLECLREKLMEINSLELELHTLLSDQMEALMTRRRQEIKEQADRLQQLSYGTDELNGGSANATETQDVASSAAKAEDDSDIPEDPQPSAEEEEQLQKKMADIMLRSQALFSDVQDDFCDVKKILSRFEEWRGSFSETYHSAYISLCLPKLLNPIIRHQILTWNPLKDASGDFENLPWFTAVETFCHGHGHEELEHTDRQTLSNTIEKTVLPKITAFVELVWDPMSRQQTVCLTDVCHRLKEDYSIFEGEQSKPVKVFIESVIRRLRSCVDEDVFIPLYPKKFLEDKLSPQSRFREQQFWAAIKLLGNLGKWDLLLSETLLKELMLDKLLNRYLMITLCNRTQPNNTDLTCKKIADSLPLSWFKGMNTCLPQLKNFESHLVQTVHTICKQQSPEDPNTRFMLFAAGPRWLNCCGF, translated from the exons ATGTTCAACAAAAAGCCCAGGAGGAACTTTCGGCAGAGAAAGGAGAGTTCcagcgacgacgacgaggagcagcagcagaagaacggcggagatggaggggagaccGAGAAACCCCCGGCGGCCGGACACAAACAGTCCAAAGTGGCCCAGGCCCGCGGCATCTCGTGCAGCTCCAAGCAGGAATTGACGCCTCCGAAGCCGGACAGCGAGgacggagaggacgaggagacggCTGAAAGAGACACCGATGTGGGACAGAAGAAGACGAGCACTGTCCTCAGCTTCTCTGACGACAAAGAAG CTGGAGAACCAACATTTAAGCTGAAGAAGTCCTCTGATAAAGCTGTGCTGTTCCAAGTCAGGAAGAAGGAGGCTTCTTCTGCCAAGACCACCCACAGCACAG CACACGCTGGTGTAGGTGTTCCACCATCCAGTTCTCTGAGGCAAGATTCTGACAGTCAGCCTTCACCACAGCGTCTGAACCGTAGTGATGACAGtgatgaggatggtgatgatgatgctgttggtgatgatgatgatgatgatgatgatgatgatggtggtggtggtggtggtggtgatgatgatgatgatgatgatgatgatgatcgaAACGACGATAGCAGCAAATATGACAATGACAGTGATGAAGGTGGTGCCAGGTCTCCCTCAGCTAGCTCAGCCTCAGACTCTAGCCGCTCTTCTGTCAAAccag TAATTATCCCTAACGCTGAAGCGATCCGGGCAGCTAAGAGGCAGCGTCATGCCTTTCGAGCTCGGAAAGAGTTCATTCCCCTGGGTAGAGATGGCCATAGCTCTGCTGGGAGCACCCCAGATCACTACAGCAGGGATGATGACGAGGACAGAGTCGATGATATCGATGATGATGAGCCAGATGATCACGAGAGAAGGATCGAGTTTGCCCCACGATTGAAGAGCATCAGAGAGAGGATTGCTGAGAAGCTTG GAGGGAGTGATGGCAGTCGGTCAGGGACTGATGGGGAAGAGCAGGAGCTTTGGGAGGAGACACAAATTGGGAAGGGAGTCAAGAGACATCCAGGAGAACAG AGCCCATCTGGCAGTGAATCCAgcagatccagcagcagcaggcgagGCAAAGTAAGACATAAGAAGAGACCAGCAGGGGTCAGAATCCCAAAGACCCTTCCTCCCATCAGTATTTCATTGGTCAAGAGGAGGATCACTGGAAA ATTGGACTCCCTGAAGGAGGTGCACAGAGCGCGGCAGGCAGAgctgaggaggatggagggggatgTTGAGAGCGCTAAAACCTCAGTGGAGACACTGAGTGAAAGTTCCTCTGAGAGCCAGCTGAAGTTTTACAGGACTATGACCCTCTATGTCCACAACCTGTTGGAGTGTCTACGGGAAAAG CTTATGGAGATCAACTCTTTGGAACTGGAGCTTCACACTCTGCTGTCGGACCAGATGGAGGCACTGATGACTCGGAGAAGACAGGAGATCAAGGAGCAGGCTGACCGTCTGCAACAGCTCAGCT ATGGCACAGATGAGCTGAATGGAGGCTCAGCCAATGCAACAGAAACTCAAGA TGTGGCAAGTTCTGCTGCTAAAGCTGAGGATGACTCTGATATTCCTGAAGACCCACAACCTtcagcagaagaggaagagcagctccAGAAGAAGATGG ctGATATCATGTTGAGGTCCCAGGCATTGTTTTCTGACGTTCAGGACGACTTCTGTGACGTTAAAAAGATTCTGTCCCGCTTTGAAGAATGGAGAGGATCTTTCTCTGAAACTTACCACAGTGCCTACATCTCTCTGTGCCTGCCAAAGTTGTTGAACCCGATCATTAGACATCAGATACTGACATGGAACCCACTAAAG gaTGCCAGTGGGGACTTTGAAAACCTCCCATGGTTCACAGCAGTGGAGACTTTTTGTCATGGACACGGCCATGAGGAGCTtgagcacacagacagacagacattgtcTAACACCATCGAAAAGACTGTCCTACCCAAAATAACTG CCTTTGTGGAGCTGGTGTGGGATCCCATGTCCCGCCAAcagactgtctgtctcactgatGTGTGTCACCGACTGAAGGAGGACTACTCCATCTTTGAAGGAGAGCAGAGTAAACCAGTCAAG GTGTTCATTGAGTCTGTGATTCGGAGACTGAGGAGCTGTGTAGATGAAGATGTCTTCATCCCTCTCTACCCCAAAAA gttccTAGAAGACAAGTTGTCTCCCCAGAGTCGCTTCAGGGAACAACAGTTCTGGGCAGCCATTAAA CTACTAGGTAACCTGGGGAAATGGGATTTGCTGCTATCTGAGACTTTACTGAAGGAACTGATGTTGGACAAACTGCTGAACCGATACTTGATGATCACTCTGTGCAATCGGACTCAACCCAACAATACTGACCTCACATGCAAAAAG ATAGCAGATAGTCTCCCACTCTCTTGGTTCAAAGGGATGAACACTTGTTTGCCGCAGCTCAAGAATTTTGAGAGCCACCTGGTTCAGACAGTTCATACTATCTGCAAACAACAGTCTCCTGAAGATCCAAACACGAG ATTTATGCTGTTTGCTGCAGGTCCGCGGTGGTTGAATTGCTGCGGGTTCTGA
- the gcfc2 gene encoding GC-rich sequence DNA-binding factor 2 isoform X1, protein MFNKKPRRNFRQRKESSSDDDEEQQQKNGGDGGETEKPPAAGHKQSKVAQARGISCSSKQELTPPKPDSEDGEDEETAERDTDVGQKKTSTVLSFSDDKEAGEPTFKLKKSSDKAVLFQVRKKEASSAKTTHSTAHAGVGVPPSSSLRQDSDSQPSPQRLNRSDDSDEDGDDDAVGDDDDDDDDDDGGGGGGGDDDDDDDDDDRNDDSSKYDNDSDEGGARSPSASSASDSSRSSVKPVIIPNAEAIRAAKRQRHAFRARKEFIPLGRDGHSSAGSTPDHYSRDDDEDRVDDIDDDEPDDHERRIEFAPRLKSIRERIAEKLGGSDGSRSGTDGEEQELWEETQIGKGVKRHPGEQSPSGSESSRSSSSRRGKVRHKKRPAGVRIPKTLPPISISLVKRRITGKLDSLKEVHRARQAELRRMEGDVESAKTSVETLSESSSESQLKFYRTMTLYVHNLLECLREKLMEINSLELELHTLLSDQMEALMTRRRQEIKEQADRLQQLSYGTDELNGGSANATETQDVASSAAKAEDDSDIPEDPQPSAEEEEQLQKKMADIMLRSQALFSDVQDDFCDVKKILSRFEEWRGSFSETYHSAYISLCLPKLLNPIIRHQILTWNPLKDASGDFENLPWFTAVETFCHGHGHEELEHTDRQTLSNTIEKTVLPKITAFVELVWDPMSRQQTVCLTDVCHRLKEDYSIFEGEQSKPVKVFIESVIRRLRSCVDEDVFIPLYPKKFLEDKLSPQSRFREQQFWAAIKLLGNLGKWDLLLSETLLKELMLDKLLNRYLMITLCNRTQPNNTDLTCKKIADSLPLSWFKGMNTCLPQLKNFESHLVQTVHTICKQQSPEDPNTRSAVVELLRVLSGIRCNDSIMAIAEKYHYEEVIYSHQLLNQDGV, encoded by the exons ATGTTCAACAAAAAGCCCAGGAGGAACTTTCGGCAGAGAAAGGAGAGTTCcagcgacgacgacgaggagcagcagcagaagaacggcggagatggaggggagaccGAGAAACCCCCGGCGGCCGGACACAAACAGTCCAAAGTGGCCCAGGCCCGCGGCATCTCGTGCAGCTCCAAGCAGGAATTGACGCCTCCGAAGCCGGACAGCGAGgacggagaggacgaggagacggCTGAAAGAGACACCGATGTGGGACAGAAGAAGACGAGCACTGTCCTCAGCTTCTCTGACGACAAAGAAG CTGGAGAACCAACATTTAAGCTGAAGAAGTCCTCTGATAAAGCTGTGCTGTTCCAAGTCAGGAAGAAGGAGGCTTCTTCTGCCAAGACCACCCACAGCACAG CACACGCTGGTGTAGGTGTTCCACCATCCAGTTCTCTGAGGCAAGATTCTGACAGTCAGCCTTCACCACAGCGTCTGAACCGTAGTGATGACAGtgatgaggatggtgatgatgatgctgttggtgatgatgatgatgatgatgatgatgatgatggtggtggtggtggtggtggtgatgatgatgatgatgatgatgatgatgatcgaAACGACGATAGCAGCAAATATGACAATGACAGTGATGAAGGTGGTGCCAGGTCTCCCTCAGCTAGCTCAGCCTCAGACTCTAGCCGCTCTTCTGTCAAAccag TAATTATCCCTAACGCTGAAGCGATCCGGGCAGCTAAGAGGCAGCGTCATGCCTTTCGAGCTCGGAAAGAGTTCATTCCCCTGGGTAGAGATGGCCATAGCTCTGCTGGGAGCACCCCAGATCACTACAGCAGGGATGATGACGAGGACAGAGTCGATGATATCGATGATGATGAGCCAGATGATCACGAGAGAAGGATCGAGTTTGCCCCACGATTGAAGAGCATCAGAGAGAGGATTGCTGAGAAGCTTG GAGGGAGTGATGGCAGTCGGTCAGGGACTGATGGGGAAGAGCAGGAGCTTTGGGAGGAGACACAAATTGGGAAGGGAGTCAAGAGACATCCAGGAGAACAG AGCCCATCTGGCAGTGAATCCAgcagatccagcagcagcaggcgagGCAAAGTAAGACATAAGAAGAGACCAGCAGGGGTCAGAATCCCAAAGACCCTTCCTCCCATCAGTATTTCATTGGTCAAGAGGAGGATCACTGGAAA ATTGGACTCCCTGAAGGAGGTGCACAGAGCGCGGCAGGCAGAgctgaggaggatggagggggatgTTGAGAGCGCTAAAACCTCAGTGGAGACACTGAGTGAAAGTTCCTCTGAGAGCCAGCTGAAGTTTTACAGGACTATGACCCTCTATGTCCACAACCTGTTGGAGTGTCTACGGGAAAAG CTTATGGAGATCAACTCTTTGGAACTGGAGCTTCACACTCTGCTGTCGGACCAGATGGAGGCACTGATGACTCGGAGAAGACAGGAGATCAAGGAGCAGGCTGACCGTCTGCAACAGCTCAGCT ATGGCACAGATGAGCTGAATGGAGGCTCAGCCAATGCAACAGAAACTCAAGA TGTGGCAAGTTCTGCTGCTAAAGCTGAGGATGACTCTGATATTCCTGAAGACCCACAACCTtcagcagaagaggaagagcagctccAGAAGAAGATGG ctGATATCATGTTGAGGTCCCAGGCATTGTTTTCTGACGTTCAGGACGACTTCTGTGACGTTAAAAAGATTCTGTCCCGCTTTGAAGAATGGAGAGGATCTTTCTCTGAAACTTACCACAGTGCCTACATCTCTCTGTGCCTGCCAAAGTTGTTGAACCCGATCATTAGACATCAGATACTGACATGGAACCCACTAAAG gaTGCCAGTGGGGACTTTGAAAACCTCCCATGGTTCACAGCAGTGGAGACTTTTTGTCATGGACACGGCCATGAGGAGCTtgagcacacagacagacagacattgtcTAACACCATCGAAAAGACTGTCCTACCCAAAATAACTG CCTTTGTGGAGCTGGTGTGGGATCCCATGTCCCGCCAAcagactgtctgtctcactgatGTGTGTCACCGACTGAAGGAGGACTACTCCATCTTTGAAGGAGAGCAGAGTAAACCAGTCAAG GTGTTCATTGAGTCTGTGATTCGGAGACTGAGGAGCTGTGTAGATGAAGATGTCTTCATCCCTCTCTACCCCAAAAA gttccTAGAAGACAAGTTGTCTCCCCAGAGTCGCTTCAGGGAACAACAGTTCTGGGCAGCCATTAAA CTACTAGGTAACCTGGGGAAATGGGATTTGCTGCTATCTGAGACTTTACTGAAGGAACTGATGTTGGACAAACTGCTGAACCGATACTTGATGATCACTCTGTGCAATCGGACTCAACCCAACAATACTGACCTCACATGCAAAAAG ATAGCAGATAGTCTCCCACTCTCTTGGTTCAAAGGGATGAACACTTGTTTGCCGCAGCTCAAGAATTTTGAGAGCCACCTGGTTCAGACAGTTCATACTATCTGCAAACAACAGTCTCCTGAAGATCCAAACACGAG GTCCGCGGTGGTTGAATTGCTGCGGGTTCTGAGTGGAATCAGGTGCAATGACTCCATCATGGCCATAGCAGAAAAATACCACTATGAAGAAGTCATCTACTCTCACCAGCTGCTGAACCAAGACGGAGTGTGA